Part of the Methylomonas rapida genome is shown below.
CTTGTGGGCAAGTATCCGTGGCCCGAAAACTTCCGGAGCCATGGTGACCGAGAAAAATCCCGAATACGTTGCGGGTGGGAAAACTTCGATTTCCGATATTCCGGTCAAGGTCGAGTCTTGAGTGTTCGAAACGGGCTGCCTTTGAACTTTACGAGAATTTTTGGTGATGACTATGTTAAGAAAAATTTATTTAGGCTTGAGCATTTTGCTGCTGGTCTGTTTGTCGCCGGTGTCTCTGGCGGAAGAGGTGACGGCTAGACAAGTGGTGGAAGAGTTCCAGGACAGATTGATCGAGGTCATGAAGCAGGGCAAGGAACTCGGTTTTCAAGGGAGATATGACAAGCTGGACGCGGCGGTGAAAAAAAGCCATGACCTGCCCAAAATTGCCCGTATCGTGGTTGGCAAGCAGTGGGAAGAGCTTACCCCCGAGCAGCAGGCTAAACTGGAGTCCGTGTTTAGTCAGCTCAGCGTTTCGGCTTATGCGCACAATTTCAAGGATTTTTCCGGGGAGTCTTTCAGCTTCGTGTCCGAAGAAGAAACCGGTCGTGGTGGCGTCGTCATACACACCAATTTGAAAATTCCCGGAGAAAAGGACGTCAAATTCGACTATATGATGAAGAAAAAAGACGAAGGTTGGCAGATTATCAATATAATAGCGGATGGTGTCAGTGATTTGGCGTTGAAACGTTCGGATTACACCAGTGTTTTGAACCGAGAGGGATTTGATGCGCTGATCGCCAAAATCAACGAGAAAATTGAAAGTTACGCTAAACAATAAGTCTGTCAGGAATTGTAAGCAATGCATACCCCCATTCTACATGGCAAGAGCCAAACATCTCTTTTTTGGGCGCTGTTAATGTCCGGTGCGCTATCTGTAACGGGGTGTGCTAGCACCGAACCTGCGATTGGCGGTGCTTCTCTGGCGGCGGCGCGGCCGTCTCCCGTGGACCCTTATGAGAATTTGAACCGGTCCATTTATGGTTTCAACATGGGGCTGGATAAATATTTGCTGAAGCCTGTCGCCGATGGTTATAAGTTTATTACTCCGAACTTCATGCAAACCGGGGTTACCAATTTTTTCAGAAATCTGAAAGGTATCAATGTCGTTCTGAACGATGTGTTGCAAGGTAAATTCGAACAAAGCGCCTCCGATACGGGGCGCTTTCTGGCCAACTCGACCATTGGCCTGTTGGGGTTGTTCGATGTGGCGAGCGAATTTGGCTTGGCGTATAACGAAGAAGATTTTGGCCAAACACTGGCGGTTTGGGGTGTGGATCAGGGGCCGTATTTGGTACTACCCATCATGGGGCCGACTACGCTGAGGGATGGCGCGGCCGTTGTCGTTGACAAAGCCGCGAATCCAGGAACCTATGTGGTAGGAACCGGGATCGTGGAAGGAATTAGCGACCGTGCCAATGCCGAAGGCGCTTTGAATTTCATTAATGAGGCGGCCCTGGATCCTTATGTCTTCATGCGTGAGTCGTTTTTACAATATCGCCAGAATCTGGTCAATGACGGCAAGGCCGATGCTAACGACCTTGAACTTGATCTTGAGCTTGAGGGCGATGTGGATGTCGGCGAAATTTCAGATGCCAAATCCAAGGAGGGCGGTGCCGCCGCTCGCAAGGCACTAGAGCCTGAAGCCAAGGCGCCCAGGGACGCAATTGATACGACGGCGGGCGATGATACGGTTCAGGCATTCGACAGTATGTCCAAATCCTTCGATGGGGTCGAGCGGGAGTTTGCAGAGGTGTCGGTGAAGATGGACGACATCAGCAAAAAAAAAAGCCGTTTGAAAAGACGCTAGCCTGACAAAAAAGCCGCAGAGATGCGGCGTTTTTATTGCTTGATCAATAATGCAGCAAGGAATGGACTTCGTAATCCTGCAATTTTTCCCGTCCTTGTAAAAAATCCAGTTCCACGACAAAAGCGCAAG
Proteins encoded:
- a CDS encoding MlaA family lipoprotein; amino-acid sequence: MHTPILHGKSQTSLFWALLMSGALSVTGCASTEPAIGGASLAAARPSPVDPYENLNRSIYGFNMGLDKYLLKPVADGYKFITPNFMQTGVTNFFRNLKGINVVLNDVLQGKFEQSASDTGRFLANSTIGLLGLFDVASEFGLAYNEEDFGQTLAVWGVDQGPYLVLPIMGPTTLRDGAAVVVDKAANPGTYVVGTGIVEGISDRANAEGALNFINEAALDPYVFMRESFLQYRQNLVNDGKADANDLELDLELEGDVDVGEISDAKSKEGGAAARKALEPEAKAPRDAIDTTAGDDTVQAFDSMSKSFDGVEREFAEVSVKMDDISKKKSRLKRR
- a CDS encoding ABC transporter substrate-binding protein, which gives rise to MLRKIYLGLSILLLVCLSPVSLAEEVTARQVVEEFQDRLIEVMKQGKELGFQGRYDKLDAAVKKSHDLPKIARIVVGKQWEELTPEQQAKLESVFSQLSVSAYAHNFKDFSGESFSFVSEEETGRGGVVIHTNLKIPGEKDVKFDYMMKKKDEGWQIINIIADGVSDLALKRSDYTSVLNREGFDALIAKINEKIESYAKQ